One genomic region from Magallana gigas chromosome 3, xbMagGiga1.1, whole genome shotgun sequence encodes:
- the LOC105318062 gene encoding alkaline phosphatase → MSPRLALILTVICLSIINGVYTTDWSGMAKTTLKSALKIKPNNRIAKNVIIFIGDGMGLSTINAARIYKGQKLGNTGEETILEYETFPNVALSKVYGSDSQVPESAQTATALLCGEKTNFNVVGLKDSVGASNCSAYIRLGQEAEVKSIIRHAIEQGKSTGVVTTTRVTHATPAATYAHSPHRDWESDADINATLNGDCMDIAQQLINSNHDIQVVLGGGRRAFLPVTEPDPKSNLRGVNLRLDGRNLVQRWELLQQGKNKKYKYVWRKQDFDAVDPNDTDYLLGLFSPSHMQYELERDTSGDGEPSLTEMTDKAIKILSRNKKGFVLMVEGGRIDHAHHDTTAKKALVDAVQFEEAVKMAVTLTNKDDTLVVVTADHSHPFSLTGYTNRGNPILGLVDPESFELQPTLDDLPYTSLLYANGPGYTTPRQNLTGIRTDANNYMQQSAVPLDSETHSGEDVGIYAMGPMSHLFHGVHEQHYVAHVIQYAACIGEYANECDKDARMSISAAPTYSFSYVILTVCLLFSYS, encoded by the exons GTGTATACACTACTGATTGGAGTGGTATGGCCAAAACCACACTTAAATCTGCtcttaaaataaaaccaaacaacAGGATCGCTAAAAACGTCATCATTTTTATCGGTGACGGAATGGGCTTGTCTACCATTAATGCTGCTAGAATCTACAAAGGACAAAAGCTGGGCAACACAGGCGAGGAAACCATACTGGAGTACGAAACATTCCCCAACGTGGCCTTGTCCAAA GTGTACGGGTCGGACAGCCAGGTACCCGAGTCTGCGCAGACAGCTACTGCCTTGTTATGTGGTGAAAAGACTAATTTTAATGTCGTGGGGTTAAAAGATTCTGTCGGAGCCTCTAACTGCAGTGCTTACATACGTCTGGGACAGGAAGCGGAAGTCAAATCCATAATAAGACACGCTATAGAACAAG GTAAATCTACAGGAGTTGTGACGACTACTAGGGTCACCCACGCCACCCCCGCCGCTACATACGCACACTCGCCACACCGGGACTGGGAATCGGACGCCGACATTAATGCCACACTTAACGGCGACTGCATGGATATTGCCCAACAACTAATTAACAGTAATCATGATATACAG GTTGTACTTGGAGGGGGTCGTAGAGCCTTTCTTCCAGTAACCGAACCCGATCCAAAATCAAATCTCCGAGGTGTGAACTTAAGATTGGACGGCCGAAACCTTGTCCAGAGATGGGAGCTACTACAGCAGGGGAAGAACAAAAAGTACAAATATGTCTGGAGAAAGCAAGACTTCGACGCCGTGGACCCCAATGACACAGATTATCTCTTGG GACTATTTAGTCCATCCCACATGCAATATGAACTGGAGCGAGACACCAGCGGCGACGGGGAACCTTCTCTGACGGAGATGACGGACAAAGCCATCAAGATACTGAGTCGCAACAAAAAGGGATTCGTACTTATGGTTGAAG GTGGTCGAATTGACCATGCCCATCATGACACCACCGCAAAGAAAGCTCTAGTGGACGCAGTACAATTCGAGGAAGCGGTCAAAATGGCGGTGACCCTAACGAATAAGGATGACACTCTGGTAGTCGTGACGGCAGACCACTCTCATCCTTTCTCTTTGACTGGATACACAAACAGAGGGAATCCTATTCTtg GTCTCGTTGACCCAGAAAGTTTTGAATTGCAACCTACTTTAGATGATTTGCCATATACGTCACTCCTTTATGCTAATGGTCCAGGTTATACAACACCTCGTCAGAATCTCACCGGAATAAGAACGG ATGCAAATAACTACATGCAACAGTCTGCTGTACCACTTGATTCGGAGACACACAGCGGGGAGGATGTCGGGATATATGCGATGGGTCCCATGTCGCACCTGTTTCATGGCGTCCACGAGCAGCATTACGTCGCCCACGTGATCCAGTATGCTGCTTGTATTGGAGAGTACGCCAACGAGTGTGACAAGGACGCCCGGATGTCAATTAGTGCCGCACCAACATATTCCTTTAGTTATGTCATTCTTACTGTTTGTCTACTGTTTTCTTATTCATGA
- the LOC105318064 gene encoding alkaline phosphatase, tissue-nonspecific isozyme isoform X2: MPPKVGMATLMLWFVIGICVIKDVNSTNWNKIAKDTLNEALKIKPNNRIAKNVIIFIGDGMGLSTINAARIYKGQKLGNTGEETTLEYETFPNVALAKVYGTDKQVPESAQTATALLCGEKTNFNLLGLKDSVGTSDCSAYISQGEEAEIDSIIRQAIEQGKSAGVVTTARLTHATPAATYAHSPDRNWESDADIGPANGACKDIAQQLIDNNHDIQVLLGGGRRAFLPVSEPDPETNAPGVNKRMDGRNLVDDWESIQQGKNNNYRYVWKKQDFDDVDPDEVDFLLGGRIDHAHHENKAKKSLEEAVQFEEAIKMAMSLIDQKDTLVVVTADHSHPFSLTGYTNRGNPILGLVDPLGINIEPTLDGLPYTSLLYGNGPGYTSPRQDLTGVDTETTDFIQQSAVPLEFDTHSGEDVGIYALGPMSHLFHGVHEQHYVAHVIQYAACIGEYAKNCRKKSGTLRSVIHGNPEV, encoded by the exons ATGCCCCCCAAAGTTGGAATGGCAACACTGATGCTGTGGTTCGTTATCGGTATCTGTGTCATCAAAG ATGTTAACTCCACTAATTGGAACAAAATAGCGAAAGATACTCTTAACGAAGCCCTCAAAATAAAACCCAACAACAGGATCGCTAAAAACGTCATCATTTTTATCGGTGACGGAATGGGCTTGTCTACCATTAATGCTGCTAGAATCTACAAAGGACAAAAGCTGGGTAACACAGGCGAGGAAACCACACTGGAGTACGAAACATTCCCCAACGTGGCCTTAGCTAAA GTGTACGGAACAGACAAACAGGTACCCGAGTCTGCGCAGACAGCCACAGCATTGTTATGTGGTGAAAAGACAAATTTCAATCTCTTAGGGTTAAAGGACTCTGTCGGGACCTCGGACTGCAGCGCTTATATAAGTCAAGGAGAGGAAGCGGAAATCGACTCAATCATAAGACAAGCCATAGAACAAG GTAAATCTGCGGGAGTTGTGACGACTGCTAGGCTCACCCACGCCACTCCCGCCGCTACATACGCCCACTCGCCAGATAGGAACTGGGAATCGGACGCCGACATTGGTCCGGCAAACGGAGCCTGCAAAGACATTGCACAGCAGCTTATTGACAATAACCATGATATACAG GTTTTGCTTGGAGGGGGTCGCCGTGCCTTTCTACCAGTTTCCGAACCCGATCCTGAAACAAATGCCCCAGGCGTTAACAAGCGGATGGATGGTCGAAATCTAGTGGATGATTGGGAGTCAATACAACAAGGGAAAAACAATAATTACAGATATGTCTGGAAGAAGCAAGACTTTGACGATGTAGACCCTGATGAAGTAGATTTTCTATTGG GTGGTAGAATAGACCATGCCCACCATGAAAACAAGGCGAAGAAATCTTTAGAAGAGGCGGTACAATTTGAGGAGGCAATCAAAATGGCGATGTCATTAATAGATCAGAAGGACACTCTGGTAGTCGTGACGGCAGACCACTCTCATCCCTTCTCCTTGACTGGGTACACAAACAGGGGAAACCCTATTCTTG GTTTGGTTGATCCATTGGGGATTAATATTGAGCCCACCTTAGATGGTTTGCCATACACCTCACTTCTGTACGGCAATGGTCCTGGTTACACATCTCCACGTCAGGATCTAACTGGAGTAGATACAG AAACAACAGACTTCATACAGCAGTCTGCCGTACCACTTGAATTCGACACACACAGCGGAGAGGATGTCGGGATATACGCGCTGGGTCCCATGTCGCATCTGTTTCATGGCGTCCACGAGCAGCATTACGTCGCCCACGTGATTCAGTACGCTGCTTGTATTGGAGAGTATGCCAAAAATTGTCGCAAGAAATCTGGAACATTGAGAAGCGTTATTCACGGAAACCCAGAggtttaa
- the LOC105318064 gene encoding alkaline phosphatase isoform X1, with protein MPPKVGMATLMLWFVIGICVIKDVNSTNWNKIAKDTLNEALKIKPNNRIAKNVIIFIGDGMGLSTINAARIYKGQKLGNTGEETTLEYETFPNVALAKVYGTDKQVPESAQTATALLCGEKTNFNLLGLKDSVGTSDCSAYISQGEEAEIDSIIRQAIEQGKSAGVVTTARLTHATPAATYAHSPDRNWESDADIGPANGACKDIAQQLIDNNHDIQVLLGGGRRAFLPVSEPDPETNAPGVNKRMDGRNLVDDWESIQQGKNNNYRYVWKKQDFDDVDPDEVDFLLGLFSPSHMQYELERDTSGDGEPSLAEMTDKAIKILRRNKNGFALMVEGGRIDHAHHENKAKKSLEEAVQFEEAIKMAMSLIDQKDTLVVVTADHSHPFSLTGYTNRGNPILGLVDPLGINIEPTLDGLPYTSLLYGNGPGYTSPRQDLTGVDTETTDFIQQSAVPLEFDTHSGEDVGIYALGPMSHLFHGVHEQHYVAHVIQYAACIGEYAKNCRKKSGTLRSVIHGNPEV; from the exons ATGCCCCCCAAAGTTGGAATGGCAACACTGATGCTGTGGTTCGTTATCGGTATCTGTGTCATCAAAG ATGTTAACTCCACTAATTGGAACAAAATAGCGAAAGATACTCTTAACGAAGCCCTCAAAATAAAACCCAACAACAGGATCGCTAAAAACGTCATCATTTTTATCGGTGACGGAATGGGCTTGTCTACCATTAATGCTGCTAGAATCTACAAAGGACAAAAGCTGGGTAACACAGGCGAGGAAACCACACTGGAGTACGAAACATTCCCCAACGTGGCCTTAGCTAAA GTGTACGGAACAGACAAACAGGTACCCGAGTCTGCGCAGACAGCCACAGCATTGTTATGTGGTGAAAAGACAAATTTCAATCTCTTAGGGTTAAAGGACTCTGTCGGGACCTCGGACTGCAGCGCTTATATAAGTCAAGGAGAGGAAGCGGAAATCGACTCAATCATAAGACAAGCCATAGAACAAG GTAAATCTGCGGGAGTTGTGACGACTGCTAGGCTCACCCACGCCACTCCCGCCGCTACATACGCCCACTCGCCAGATAGGAACTGGGAATCGGACGCCGACATTGGTCCGGCAAACGGAGCCTGCAAAGACATTGCACAGCAGCTTATTGACAATAACCATGATATACAG GTTTTGCTTGGAGGGGGTCGCCGTGCCTTTCTACCAGTTTCCGAACCCGATCCTGAAACAAATGCCCCAGGCGTTAACAAGCGGATGGATGGTCGAAATCTAGTGGATGATTGGGAGTCAATACAACAAGGGAAAAACAATAATTACAGATATGTCTGGAAGAAGCAAGACTTTGACGATGTAGACCCTGATGAAGTAGATTTTCTATTGG GACTATTTAGTCCATCGCACATGCAATATGAACTGGAGCGAGACACCAGCGGCGACGGGGAACCTTCTTTGGCGGAGATGACAGACAAGGCCATCAAGATACTGAGGCGCAACAAAAACGGATTCGCACTTATGGTGGAAG GTGGTAGAATAGACCATGCCCACCATGAAAACAAGGCGAAGAAATCTTTAGAAGAGGCGGTACAATTTGAGGAGGCAATCAAAATGGCGATGTCATTAATAGATCAGAAGGACACTCTGGTAGTCGTGACGGCAGACCACTCTCATCCCTTCTCCTTGACTGGGTACACAAACAGGGGAAACCCTATTCTTG GTTTGGTTGATCCATTGGGGATTAATATTGAGCCCACCTTAGATGGTTTGCCATACACCTCACTTCTGTACGGCAATGGTCCTGGTTACACATCTCCACGTCAGGATCTAACTGGAGTAGATACAG AAACAACAGACTTCATACAGCAGTCTGCCGTACCACTTGAATTCGACACACACAGCGGAGAGGATGTCGGGATATACGCGCTGGGTCCCATGTCGCATCTGTTTCATGGCGTCCACGAGCAGCATTACGTCGCCCACGTGATTCAGTACGCTGCTTGTATTGGAGAGTATGCCAAAAATTGTCGCAAGAAATCTGGAACATTGAGAAGCGTTATTCACGGAAACCCAGAggtttaa